The Chryseobacterium sp. LJ668 genome segment AGCGGATACGTCATGCAAACCATCTGACCACAGTATGATGGGTCAGAAATCAATTCCTGATATCCTGTCATTCCGGTATTGAAAACCACCTCTCCTGCTGTTTCCAAATCTGCTCCGAAACCTTCTCCATGAAATACTTCACCGGACTCCAGTATTAATTTTTTCTTCATTTTAACTTTTATCTTTATTTCTATTTTACTTTATTTTTAATCATCTTTGGCTTTGATGATCTTACTTTTTAAACACCCCGTCAAAAATTCTTTGAATTTTCGCCACCCCTCCAGAGGAGGGGAATTTTGTGAGTGCTTTACATTTAAATTATTATTAAGTTCTTTTAATTTTACTTAAAAGAGAACCCTTTCTCTTCCAAAGCATTTTTTAAAATCGCCATTCTTGCGAAGACTCCGTTTTGCATTTGCTTGAAAATTCTTGAGCGTTCACATTCGACCAAATCGGTGTCAATTTCTACTCCCCTATTAATTGGTGCGGGATGCATGATGATCGCTTCTTTTTTCATTGTTTTTTCTCTCTCTTTCGTCAATCCATATTTTCTATGGTATTCTGAAGCTGAGAAACTCATTTTTGAATCGTGTCTTTCGTGCTGGATTCTCAATAACATTAGAACATCTACTTCATGAATCATTTCGTCTACTGAAAGATAAGTTCCATTGATCAGTGCGCCTTCATCAAACCATTGTTCAGGTCCTGAGAAATACACTTTTGCGCCTAATCTTCTTAAAGCTTCTGCATTGGAATTGGCTACACGACTGTGTTTTACATCGCCTACGATTCCAATTTTTAAACCTTCAAATTTTCCGAATTCCTGATAAATGGTCAGAAGATCGAGCAAGCATTGCGAAGGGTGATTACCCGTTCCGTCGCCACCATTGATGACAGGAATGCTGATATTTTTTAATTCATCAAAATACCGGTCTTTTTTATCTCTGATTACGACCAGATTTACGCCTAAACTTTCGATTGTTTTTACCGTATCATATAAACTTTCACCTTTGTTGACAGAACTGTTGGATGCATCAAACGGAACGACCTGCAGACCCAATTTTCTTTCTGCAATATCGAAGCTTGTTTTGGTTCTTGTACTGTCTTCAAAGAAAAGATTGGAACAGAAAACTTCACCTTCAATTTTAGCAGTTTTTCCGTTGGCAAAAGCTAAAGCTTCAGTAAGTATCCTGTTGATTTTCTCTGTACTTAGTTCGGTAATCGTAAACATAAATCTCTTAATTTGTGAACATAAAAAAAGCGAAGAAAATATCTTCGCTTAAAATAAATAAATATCGTAAAGGGCGTCTACGCCCGGTAATTCTAATGATATAAATACTGTGTTATTCATTAGGTGCAAAAATATAACAATTTAACGAAATGGCAAAACCAAAATCTCACAAAATTAAAAAAATACCATCGCCTTATTTTATCTTTAAATATTTTATTGTTAAAACTCAGGATTTTATCATTTAGAAACTATATAAATCTTAAATGATTGCTTAGAAAAATTGAGTATAGAAGACCTTTATTCGCAAATTAACCTTAAATTTAAATTCAAATTTCAAAAAGAGGACATGAGAAATTATCTAATAGAAGATTTACCCCATTATTTCGAAGAGTATAAAAAGTCTATCAAAAATCCTAAAAAATTCTGGGACAAGATTGCTGATCAGAACTTTGTGTGGTACCAAAGATGGAGCAAGGTGGTAAAATATGACATGAATGAAGCCAGAATTTCGTGGTTTAAAAATGCTAAATTAAATATTACAAAAAACTGCCTCGACAGGCACCTTACCGTAAGAGGTGAAAAAACAGCAATCATTTGGGAACCAAACGATCCAAAGGAAAAAGCACAACATATTACATATAACGAATTGTATACTCGGGTCAATAAAACAGCAAACGTTTTGCGTGAGTTGGGCATAGAAAAAGGAGACAGAGTCTGTATTTATCTTCCGATGATTCCTGAATTGGCAATTACCATGTTGGCCTGTGCAAAATTAGGCGCCATTCATTCTGTTATTTTTGCAGGCTTTTCGGCATCTGCTGTAGTTTCCCGAGTCAATGACTGTGGAGCCAAAATGGTAATTACCTCAGACGGAAGCTATCGGGGAAATAAAGTTTTAGATTTAAAATCGATTATTGATGAAGCTTTAGAAAAATGTCCTACCGTAGAAAAGACTCTGGTCGTAAAAAGAACTGACAACGAAGTCAAAATGAAAGAAGGCAGAGACTTCTGGATGGAAGATTTTTACAACAAGGCTTCTGCAGATTTTGTCACCGTTATTATGGATGCAGAAGATCCTTTATTCATCCTGTACACTTCCGGATCAACAGGCAAACCAAAAGGCATGCTTCATACATCGGCTGGATATATGGTTTATACAGCATACACATTTAAAAATGTATTCAGCTATCAGGAAAATGATATTTATTGGTGTACTGCAGATATCGGCTGGATTACAGGGCATTCATACATTCTTTACGGGCCATTACTCAACGGCGCAACGACTGTTATTTTTGAAGGAATTCCTACATACCCAGAACCGGATAGATTTTGGGAAGTGATTGAAAAACATAAAATTACACAGTTTTACACAGCCCCGACAGCGATTCGTTCTTTGGCAAAAGAAAGTTCAGATTGGGTTGACAAACATGATTTAAGCTCATTGAAAGTGATCGGATCTGTCGGCGAACCCATTAACGAAGAAGCATGGCATTGGTTTAACGATCACGTTGGGAAGAAAAAATGCCCGATCGTCGATACATGGTGGCAAACGGAAACTGGCGGAATTATGATCTCACCCCTTCCTTTTGTAACGCCTACAAAACCAACCTACGCAACACTGCCACTTCCAGGTGTTCAGCCTGTTTTAATGGATGATAAACGTAATGAAATTACTGGAAATCAGGTTACTGGAAATCTCTGCATCCGTTTTCCATGGCCCGGAATAGCAAGAACCATTTGGGGAGATCATCAAAGATATAAAGAAACCTACTTTACAGCCTTTCCCGGAAAATATTTCACTGGTGACGGTGCTTTGAGGGATGAAGTGGGATATTACAGAATCACCGGTCGTGTAGATGACGTGGTGATTGTTTCCGGTCACAATTTAGGAACTGCTCCTATTGAAGACAGCATTAATGAACATCCTGCCGTTGCAGAATCTGCGATTGTAGGGTTTCCCCATGATATTAAAGGAAGTGCATTGTATGGTTTCGTAATTCTTAAAGATAGCGGTGCAGGACGTCAGAAAGACAATCTAAAAAAAGAAATTAATCAGTTGATTTCTGATCAAATCGGGCCCATTGCAAAATTGGATAAAATTCAGTTTGTTTCCGGATTGCCAAAAACACGTTCGGGAAAAATTATGCGCAGAATTCTAAGAAAAATCGCAGAGGGAGATTTCAGTAATTTTGGTGATACTTCTACTCTTTTGAATCCTGAAATTGTGGAGGAGATCAAGAATGAAAGAATTTAGATTAATTAAATAATTTTGATCCTTTTTAATTTTTAGATATGCACATAATTTTATTAACAAAAACTCAAAAATGAAATTTATTATTCTTT includes the following:
- a CDS encoding aspartate carbamoyltransferase catalytic subunit, which codes for MFTITELSTEKINRILTEALAFANGKTAKIEGEVFCSNLFFEDSTRTKTSFDIAERKLGLQVVPFDASNSSVNKGESLYDTVKTIESLGVNLVVIRDKKDRYFDELKNISIPVINGGDGTGNHPSQCLLDLLTIYQEFGKFEGLKIGIVGDVKHSRVANSNAEALRRLGAKVYFSGPEQWFDEGALINGTYLSVDEMIHEVDVLMLLRIQHERHDSKMSFSASEYHRKYGLTKEREKTMKKEAIIMHPAPINRGVEIDTDLVECERSRIFKQMQNGVFARMAILKNALEEKGFSFK
- the acs gene encoding acetate--CoA ligase — encoded protein: MRNYLIEDLPHYFEEYKKSIKNPKKFWDKIADQNFVWYQRWSKVVKYDMNEARISWFKNAKLNITKNCLDRHLTVRGEKTAIIWEPNDPKEKAQHITYNELYTRVNKTANVLRELGIEKGDRVCIYLPMIPELAITMLACAKLGAIHSVIFAGFSASAVVSRVNDCGAKMVITSDGSYRGNKVLDLKSIIDEALEKCPTVEKTLVVKRTDNEVKMKEGRDFWMEDFYNKASADFVTVIMDAEDPLFILYTSGSTGKPKGMLHTSAGYMVYTAYTFKNVFSYQENDIYWCTADIGWITGHSYILYGPLLNGATTVIFEGIPTYPEPDRFWEVIEKHKITQFYTAPTAIRSLAKESSDWVDKHDLSSLKVIGSVGEPINEEAWHWFNDHVGKKKCPIVDTWWQTETGGIMISPLPFVTPTKPTYATLPLPGVQPVLMDDKRNEITGNQVTGNLCIRFPWPGIARTIWGDHQRYKETYFTAFPGKYFTGDGALRDEVGYYRITGRVDDVVIVSGHNLGTAPIEDSINEHPAVAESAIVGFPHDIKGSALYGFVILKDSGAGRQKDNLKKEINQLISDQIGPIAKLDKIQFVSGLPKTRSGKIMRRILRKIAEGDFSNFGDTSTLLNPEIVEEIKNERI